The window GACAGTGGCGCCAGCCGCGGCATAGGCATTAGCGCGTGCAATGGTGGCAGACAAGCCTTCGGTTGCTATCGCATCGGTGCGCGCATTGATAACAAAGTCGGGATCGACGCGCGCTGCGGCGGCTGCGCGAATTTTCTGCACCATTTCCTCGACGGGGATCACCGACTTGCCGTCCATGTGCCCGCAACGCTTTGGAAACGATTGATCTTCAAGGTTAACGCCGGCCGCGCCGGCAAGCTCTAGCAAACGCACCGTATGGTAAGCGTTCAGGGCGTTGCCGAAACCGGTATCGCCGTCGGCCATCACCGGTATATCAACCGCCTGCGCTATTACCTGAACTGCATTGATCTGATCCCTCAGGGACAGAATGCCTATATCGGGTAACCCCAGGGTCGCCGCTGCGACGGCAAAGCCGCTGACTTGTAAAGCTTTGAATCCCGCACGCTCGGCCAGGCGGGCGCTGAACGCGTCGTATACGCCAGGCATAGGGAGGGCGCGACGCGCTTCAATAAGGGTTCTCAATTGCTGGGCTTTCGACATCTTAAAGACTCCTTTCATACGGAGATTTCTTAGGGCCGGGGTTGAAGGGAACAACGCGCCGGCACGTCGTTTGTTTTTGTTCAGCCATGTCTGATCATTTAACTATATTTACATAGCTATTTAAATATAGTTAAATGGGTAAAAAAAAGCCACCCACTTCATCAAAGAAAGAGGAAACACCGTGAATACTGCCCTGATCGCTCTCGACTACATTTTTGATATCGCACATCCCGACGGAAAAATTGCGCGCCCGGCGCAGCAGGTGGTGGAACGCAGCGTCATCGCGCAGGCCAATCGTGTATTGGCTCTGGCGCAGCGGAAAAACTGGTTGCGCATTTTGGTCAAGGTGGGTTTCGCCGCTGGCTATGTCGACCAGCCCAAACATTCGCGCATGTTTGGTCAGGCGCATAAATTCGGTGCCATTGCGTTGGGCCAGCCTGGCACGGCGTTTCATCCCGAGCTGGAGGTCGAATTGGGGGAGCTGGTGATCGTTAAGCCGCGCGTCAGCGCCTTTTACGGCACCAATCTGGACGCGGCACTGCGCGCCCGGCGCATCGAGCGGCTGATTATCTGCGGCGTCAGCACCACCTGGGCAGTGCAAAGTACGGCGCGCGACGCGCACGACCGCGATTACCAGGTGCTGTTGCTGGAAGAAGCCTGTGCCGCCGCTACGCCGGAAGAGCATCGGACATCAATCGAAACGCTCGCCCATATCACCGAGATTGTCACGCTGGAAGATCTGAGGGATCTTTGATGCCGC is drawn from Serratia entomophila and contains these coding sequences:
- a CDS encoding isocitrate lyase/PEP mutase family protein: MSKAQQLRTLIEARRALPMPGVYDAFSARLAERAGFKALQVSGFAVAAATLGLPDIGILSLRDQINAVQVIAQAVDIPVMADGDTGFGNALNAYHTVRLLELAGAAGVNLEDQSFPKRCGHMDGKSVIPVEEMVQKIRAAAAARVDPDFVINARTDAIATEGLSATIARANAYAAAGATVIFIEAIRSQEEIAAAVAQVQAPISINMVGTRGGKSPLLSLQELERLGVARVSYPILTLCAAGSAMQQALTTLAESGRLDGLEQQLLSFDEVTSAVGLPAERAREQAFAL
- a CDS encoding isochorismatase family cysteine hydrolase; translated protein: MNTALIALDYIFDIAHPDGKIARPAQQVVERSVIAQANRVLALAQRKNWLRILVKVGFAAGYVDQPKHSRMFGQAHKFGAIALGQPGTAFHPELEVELGELVIVKPRVSAFYGTNLDAALRARRIERLIICGVSTTWAVQSTARDAHDRDYQVLLLEEACAAATPEEHRTSIETLAHITEIVTLEDLRDL